AGATCCAGAAGATATTACAGATTGCCCAACGACTCGCAGATTGCAGCAAAGGTTTCAGTTTAATCTGCAAGACTTCAGGTGTTGTGCTGTCTTGGGAAGAGGACAGTTTGGAAAGGTGCTTTTAGCTgaatataaacacacaaatgagaTGTTTGCTATAAAAGCCCTAAAGAAAGGAGATATTGTGGCTCGACATGAAGTAGACATCCTGATGtgtgaaaaaagaatttttgaaactGTGAGTAGTGTAAGGCATCCCTTTTTGACGAACCTTTTTGCATGTTTCCAAACCAAAGAGCATGTTTGCTTTGTAATGGAATATGCTGCCGGTGGGGACCTAAGGTTGCACATTAATACTGGTGTCTTTTCTGAACCAACAGCTGTATTTTATGCTGCTTGTGTAGTTCTTGGGTTGCAGTATTTACATGAACACAAAATTGCTCATAGAGATTTGAAATTGGAAAACTTATTGCTAGATACAGAGGGCTTTGTGAAAATTGCTGATTTTGGTCTTTGCAAAGAAGGAATGGGATACAGAGATAGAACAAGCACATTTTGTGGCACTCCTCTATATCTTGCCCCAGAAGTATTAACAGAAATTTCTTATACAAGGGCTGTAGATTGGTGGGGCCTTGGCGTGCTTATATATCAAATGCTTGTTGGTGACTATCCCTTTCTTGGTGATGACGAAGAGAAACTTTTTGACAGTATTGTAAATCATGAAGTAAACTATCCAAGGTTCTTATCTACAGAAGCCATTTCTATAATGAGAAGGCTGCTAAGAAGAAAGCCTGAGCGGCGCCTTGGGGCTAGCAAGAAAGATGCAGAAGATGTAAAAAAGCACCCAT
The Symphalangus syndactylus isolate Jambi chromosome 15, NHGRI_mSymSyn1-v2.1_pri, whole genome shotgun sequence DNA segment above includes these coding regions:
- the LOC134732630 gene encoding serine/threonine-protein kinase N2-like, whose amino-acid sequence is MVQQKLDDIKDLIKREIRKELKIKEGAENLRKVTRDKKSLSYVDNILKKSNKKLEELHHKLQELNAHIVVSDPEDITDCPTTRRLQQRFQFNLQDFRCCAVLGRGQFGKVLLAEYKHTNEMFAIKALKKGDIVARHEVDILMCEKRIFETVSSVRHPFLTNLFACFQTKEHVCFVMEYAAGGDLRLHINTGVFSEPTAVFYAACVVLGLQYLHEHKIAHRDLKLENLLLDTEGFVKIADFGLCKEGMGYRDRTSTFCGTPLYLAPEVLTEISYTRAVDWWGLGVLIYQMLVGDYPFLGDDEEKLFDSIVNHEVNYPRFLSTEAISIMRRLLRRKPERRLGASKKDAEDVKKHPFFRLIDWSALMDKKVKPPFIPTIRGQEAVSNFHDEFTSEAPILTPPRERRILSEEEEEMFRDFDYTADWC